The Athalia rosae chromosome 7, iyAthRosa1.1, whole genome shotgun sequence genome window below encodes:
- the LOC105683586 gene encoding inositol hexakisphosphate and diphosphoinositol-pentakisphosphate kinase 2 isoform X2, with amino-acid sequence MSYTELEYGYQDLKNATRPIFYVGDTKPGQHCHGQSSSLVYHSSVRGELPKGCLDEDSCMGSTTSLDGEGKQVLVGVCAMAKKSQSKPMKEILTRLEEFEYLKIIVFPEEVILKEPVEEWPIVDCLISFHSKGFPLDKAIQYASLRNPFIINNLRMQYDIQDRRRVYSILNGEGIEIPRYAVLDRDSADPKHHELVESEDHVEVNGITFNKPFVEKPVSAEDHNIYIYYPTSAGGGSQRLFRKIGSRSSVYSPESRVRKTGSYIYEDFMPTDGTDVKVYTVGPDYAHAEARKSPALDGKVERDSEGKEIRYPVILSNAEKLISRKVCLAFKQTVCGFDLLSYACFRANGQSFVCDVNGFSFVKNSNKYYDDCAKILGNMILRELAPTLHIPWSVPFQLDDPPIVPTTFGKMMELRCVVAVIRHGDRTPKQKMKVEVRHPKFFEIFAKYDGYKHGHVKLKRPKQLQEILDTARSLLTEIQHRAAGPELEEKQGKLEQLKSVLEMYGHFSGINRKVQMKYQPKGRPRGSSSDDGKTNNRFGEPSLVLILKWGGELTPAGRIQAEELGRIFRCMYPGGQGRHLSGEYAGAQGLGLLRLHSTFRHDLKIYASDEGRVQMTAAAFAKGLLALEGELTPILVQMVKSANTNGLLDNDCDSSKYQNMVKTRLHELLQQDREFTREDREQINPGNALSINAAMNFVKNPVRCCQHVHILIQKLMDIVRIKKDDPKTKDAILYHGETWELMGRRWGKIEKDFCTKNKRFDISKIPDIYDCIKYDLQHNNHTLQFDHAEELYIYSKYLADIVIPQEYGLTVQEKLTIGQGICTPLLKKIRADLQRNIEESGEETVNRLNPRYSHGVSSPGRHVRTRLYFTSESHVHSLLTVLRYGGLLDVIKDEQWRRAMEYVSMVSELNYMSQIVVMLYEDPTKDPSSEERFHVELHFSPGVNCCVQKNLPPGPGFRPHSRNESSHNLGEAGSGAEGSSQCSTRIEEEDAEISSLEDNATSLASQLTTSPIDETEPALPLDNESPKVSRAIDMRDLDPIMDEPFDSGFLQSSAPIPISARTVAGHEAARLGSQLAANQRQRRELEAAGINEQRARSYDHQRQEKPVKTAEKVHYQSLDAVNKEANLNRFRSTIFKSQETVVYPGENFELTKLPTSLGRSFTLADHLGPPEMPVTIICKSKSSSNPLVTFHRVPIAFPDAWCSAQHKTNATHTISMPQLSTQFETFHRSYTEASLSNLRVHARRYRHSVSGQMTYFKMLGYNVSKKLTGSTNSLFSTAVISGSSSAPDLKDMVPQHASAVADGFGGVPPIRPLETLHNALSLRQLDSFLEMMTSLSFFRTPASSPPKYPSPGGSVHGSFLQNLSIGGIIREYNSADNEAIRNQLSPTSPNSAGWSSGAPSFLSSEPSSPAPTSAGECSMSTSLGSNDGMHLFNMVHQFPTTPDVNLERNNVRMGIDHGCRESRGSISFTDYYSNEDGQILRACKEDNSKISKISGWVEDAKIVDNIDEDEDHTLTLRQSEEQKKQDIKFIFEQQENPNPVPSSYGYKKIGRFRVESMEISDDDVRVKDYVAASNSGSKNLGKSTPTKEQHVQDRKVSIPPLSKDSDNDQIRSDRPSTSYRDDSGKSSYSKSQDARQLPVNPESHTNFPGDYSAEISDARHEDPQDPENLLIEPMETTSNDEPNLDQPLEPLLTLASSLNDRANVKIGFDVRNEKMG; translated from the exons ATGTCGTATACTGAACTAGAGTACGGATACCAG GATCTGAAGAATGCAACAAGACCGATTTTCTACGTAGGAGATACTAAGCCCGGGCAACACTGCCATGGCCAATCCTCATCTTTGGTCTACCATTCGTCGGTACGA GGTGAACTACCAAAGGGATGTCTTGACGAAGATAGCTGTATGGGAAGTACAACTTCTTTGGATGGGGAAGGAAAGCAAGTACTGGTGGGAGTCTGTGCGATGGCCAAAAAGTCCCAGAGTAAACCAATGAAAGAAATTCTTACTCGCctcgaagaattcgaatatttgaaaattatcgttttCCCAGAAGAGGTCATACTGAAG GAACCTGTCGAAGAATGGCCCATAGTTGATTGTCTAATAAGTTTTCACAGCAAGGGATTCCCACTAGATAAAGCCATACAGTATGCAAGCTTGCGCAATCCATTCATTATCAACAATCTTCGGATGCAATACGATATCCAG GATCGCCGAAGAGTTTATTCCATATTAAATGGAGAGGGCATCGAGATTCCAAGATACGCTGTTCTAGACAGGGATTCTGCTGACCCAAAAC ATCATGAGTTGGTTGAATCTGAAGATCATGTGGAAGTGAATGGAATAACGTTTAATAAGCCTTTTGTCGAGAAGCCAGTATCAGCCGAAGATcacaacatatatatatattatcctaCATCCGCGGGTGGTGGAAGCCAGAGACTATTTCGAAAG ATAGGCAGTCGAAGCAGCGTGTACTCCCCAGAATCTAGAGTTCGTAAAACGGGCTCTTATATCTACGAAGATTTCATGCCTACTGATGGCACAGATGTTAAAGTATACACAGTGGGACCCGACTATGCTCATGCCGAAGCAAGGAAGAGCCCCGCTCTTGATGGTAAAGTTGAAAGAGACTCGGAGGGAAAGGAAATACGGTATCCTGTTATTCTGAGCAATGCTGAAAAACTGATAAGCAGGAAGGTCTGCCTTGCGTTTAAACAAACTGTTTGTGGATTCGATTTGCTGAG TTATGCCTGTTTCAGAGCTAACGGTCAATCATTTGTTTGCGACGTTAACGGATTTAGTTTTGTCAAAAATTCTAACAAATACTACGACGATTGTGCTAAGATTTTGGGTAACATGATTCTCAGAGAATTAGCTCCAACTTTACATATTCCTTGGAGTGTTCCCTTCCAATTGGATGATCCACCAATCGTACCCACTACATTCGGTAAAAT GATGGAGTTGAGATGTGTGGTAGCTGTGATCAGACATGGTGATAGAACTCCtaagcaaaaaatgaaggttGAAGTTCGCCATCCTAA ATTTTTTGAGATATTTGCCAAGTACGACGGTTACAAACATGGTCACGTTAAATTGAAACGGCCTAAACAGTTGCAGGAAATTTTGGATACTGCACGTAGCCTACTGACAGAAATTCAACATCGAGCGGCGGGTCCGGAGTTGGAGGAGAAACAGGGAAAACTGGAACAATTGAAAAGTGTGCTAGAAAT gTATGGACACTTTTCAGGGATTAATCGTAAGGTCCAGATGAAATATCAGCCTAAGGGTAGGCCCAGAGGGAGCTCCTCAGATGACGGTAAAACTAATA ACAGGTTTGGGGAGCCCTCCTTAGTGCTGATTCTAAAATGGGGGGGAGAATTAACGCCGGCTGGACGAATTCAGGCTGAAGAACTtggacgaatttttcgatgcatGTACCCCGGAGGTCAAGGTAGACACCTTAGCG GAGAATATGCTGGTGCTCAAGGCCTGGGCTTGCTTCGCCTGCATTCTACATTTCGtcacgatttgaaaatttatgccaGTGACGAAGGCAGAGTCCAAATGACTGCAGCGGCCTTTGCCAAAGGTCTGCTTGCCCTGGAAGGTGAACTCACTCCAATTTTAGTACAAATGGTTAAGAGCGCCAATACCAATGGCCTTTTAGATAATGACTGTGACAGCAGTAAATATCAAAATAT GGTGAAGACACGATTGCACGAGCTGCTCCAGCAGGACAGAGAATTTACTCGGGAAGATCGAGAACAGATCAATCCGGGTAACGCGCTGAGCATAAACGCAGCAatgaattttgtgaaaaatccAGTCAGGTGTTGTCAGCATGTCCACATCcttattcaaaaattgatggacattgttagaataaaaaaagatgatcCGAAAACGAAAG ATGCAATACTGTACCATGGAGAAACGTGGGAATTGATGGGCCGGCGATggggtaaaattgaaaaagatttttgCACGAAAAACAAGAGATTCGACATATCGAAAATTCCCGACATCTACGACTGTATTAAATACGATCTTCAACATAATAATCATACATTACAATTTGATCATGCCGAGGAGCTCTACATATACTCTAAATATCTAGCAGACATTGTGATACCCCAG GAGTATGGGCTAACTGTTCAGGAAAAACTCACCATCGGACAAGGAATTTGCACGCCtttgctgaaaaaaataagagccGATCTCCAGAGAAATATTGAAGAGAGTGGGGAGGAAACCGTTAATAGATTGAATCCTAG ATATTCGCATGGAGTTTCCAGCCCCGGACGACACGTGAGAACGAGGTTGTACTTCACCAGTGAAAGCCATGTGCACTCGCTGCTGACTGTACTACGATACGGAGGACTACTTGAT GTGATCAAAGATGAGCAGTGGCGTCGCGCAATGGAGTACGTTAGCATGGTTTCGGAGTTGAACTACATGTCTCAAATTGTGGTCATGTTGTACGAGGACCCAACAAAGGACCCAAGTAGCGAAGAGCGTTTTCATGTCGAGCTCCATTTTAGTCCTGGCGTCAATTGTTGTGTCCAAAAAAACCTACCACCTGGACCTGGGTTCAGGCCCCACTCGCGCAACGAGAGTAGCCATAATCTT GGGGAAGCAGGGTCAGGGGCAGAAGGCAGCTCGCAGTGCAGCACTAGGATCGAAGAGGAGGATGCTGAAATAAGTAGTTTAGAGGATAACGCCACTAGTCTCGCTTCGCAATTG ACCACGTCACCTATAGATGAAACTGAACCTGCCTTGCCGCTGGATAATGAGAGTCCTAAAGTCAGCAGAGCCATAGACATGAGGGATTTGGATCCAATAATGGATGAACCCTTTGACAGCGGCTTCTTGCAGAGTTCGGCTCCAATTCCAATTAG TGCAAGAACAGTGGCAGGGCACGAAGCTGCGAGATTAGGCAGTCAACTTGCAGCGAATCAACGCCAACGGCGGGAATTGGAGGCAGCTGGAATAAATGAGCAACGAGCCAGAAGCTACGACCATCAAAGGCAGGAAAAACCAGTCAAAA CTGCCGAAAAAGTACACTATCAAAGCCTGGATGCAGTCAATAAGGAAG CTAATCTGAATCGCTTCCGATCAACAATATTTAAATCTCAAGAAACTGTTGTTTACCCCggtgaaaactttgaattaaCAAAGTTGCCAACATCCTTGGGGCGGTCATTTACATTAGCCGATCACCTCGGCCCGCCAGAAATGCCTGTAACCATAATttgcaaatcaaaatcatCTTCAAATCCGTTGGTGACTTTTCACAGGGTTCCTATTGCCTTTCCTGATGCTTGGTGTTCAGCTCAGCATAAGACAAATGCTACTCACACTATTTCTATGCCACAATTGTCAACGCAATTCGAAACGTTTCATAGATCATACACAGAAGCCAGTTTATCCAATTTAAGAGTCCATG CAAGGCGTTATCGTCACAGCGTCTCTGGACAGATGACCTACTTCAAGATGCTAGGATACAACGTTAGCAAGAAACTTACCGGATCTACAAACAGTTTGTTCAGCACAGCTGTCATTAGCGGATCTTCCAGCGCCCCTGACCTAAAAGACATGGTGCCGCAACATGCATCTGCTGTAGCAG ATGGGTTTGGAGGAGTTCCACCAATCAGGCCATTGGAAACACTGCACAACGCTTTGTCCCTCAGACAGTTGGATTCGTTTTTGGAAATGATGACCAGCCTGTCTTTTTTTCGGACTCCGGCCTCTTCGCCACCTAAATATCCATCTCCTGGTGGATCTGTACATGGATCGTTTTTACAAAATCTGAGCATAGGGGGAATCATTCGTGAATATAATTCAGCTGACAACGAGGCCATTAG GAACCAACTTTCACCGACCAGTCCGAACA GTGCAGGCTGGAGTAGTGGAGccccatcatttttgtcatccGAGCCATCGTCTCCTGCCCCAACATCGGCGGGAGAATGCAGCATGTCGACCAGCCTAGGAAGTAACGATGG AATGCACCTGTTCAATATGGTCCATCAATTTCCTACAACCCCAGATGTGAATCTGGAACGCAACAACGTCCGTATGGGGATTGATCACGGCTGCAGAGAAAGCCGTGGTAGTATTTCGTTCACTGATTACTACAGTAATGAAGATGGTCAAATTCTCAGAGCTTGCAAAGAAGACAATTCCAAAATAAGCAAAATATCCGGATGGGTTGAAGATGCGAAGATTGTCGATAATATTGACGAAGACGAGGACCACACACTGACGCTGAGGCAGAGTGAGGAGCAAAAGAAACAGGATATCAAATTTATATTCGAGCAACAGGAAAATCCCAATCCAGTTCCATCGAGTTATGGctataaaaaaattggcag ATTCAGAGTGGAAAGCATGGAAATATCGGACGACGACGTAAGGGTGAAAGATTATGTCGCCGCGAGTAATAGCGGCTCTAAAAATCTTGGGAAATCAACTCCAACTAAGGAGCAGCATGTCCAGGATAGAAAAGTATCAATACCACCGCTTAGCAAAGACAGCGATAACGATCAAATAAGATCGGATCGGCCGTCCACCAGTTACCGAGATGATTCCGGTAAGAGTAGTTATTCAAAATCCCAAGATGCACGGCAATTGCCCGTGAATCCAGAGTCGCATACGAATTTCCCCGGCGATTATTCGGCAGAAATTTCCGATGCTCGTCACGAGGATCCACAAGACCCTGAAAATTTGTTAATCGAGCCAATGGAAACAACTTCTAATGATGAGCCAAATCTCGATCAGCCTCTAGAACCTTTACTCACGCTTGCAAGCAGTCTGAACGACAGAgcaaatgttaaaattggttttgatgttcgaaatgaaaaaatggggtaa
- the LOC105683586 gene encoding inositol hexakisphosphate and diphosphoinositol-pentakisphosphate kinase 2 isoform X3, with protein MSYTELEYGYQDLKNATRPIFYVGDTKPGQHCHGQSSSLVYHSSVRGELPKGCLDEDSCMGSTTSLDGEGKQVLVGVCAMAKKSQSKPMKEILTRLEEFEYLKIIVFPEEVILKEPVEEWPIVDCLISFHSKGFPLDKAIQYASLRNPFIINNLRMQYDIQDRRRVYSILNGEGIEIPRYAVLDRDSADPKHHELVESEDHVEVNGITFNKPFVEKPVSAEDHNIYIYYPTSAGGGSQRLFRKIGSRSSVYSPESRVRKTGSYIYEDFMPTDGTDVKVYTVGPDYAHAEARKSPALDGKVERDSEGKEIRYPVILSNAEKLISRKVCLAFKQTVCGFDLLRANGQSFVCDVNGFSFVKNSNKYYDDCAKILGNMILRELAPTLHIPWSVPFQLDDPPIVPTTFGKMMELRCVVAVIRHGDRTPKQKMKVEVRHPKFFEIFAKYDGYKHGHVKLKRPKQLQEILDTARSLLTEIQHRAAGPELEEKQGKLEQLKSVLEMYGHFSGINRKVQMKYQPKGRPRGSSSDDGKTNNRFGEPSLVLILKWGGELTPAGRIQAEELGRIFRCMYPGGQGRHLSGEYAGAQGLGLLRLHSTFRHDLKIYASDEGRVQMTAAAFAKGLLALEGELTPILVQMVKSANTNGLLDNDCDSSKYQNMVKTRLHELLQQDREFTREDREQINPGNALSINAAMNFVKNPVRCCQHVHILIQKLMDIVRIKKDDPKTKDAILYHGETWELMGRRWGKIEKDFCTKNKRFDISKIPDIYDCIKYDLQHNNHTLQFDHAEELYIYSKYLADIVIPQEYGLTVQEKLTIGQGICTPLLKKIRADLQRNIEESGEETVNRLNPRYSHGVSSPGRHVRTRLYFTSESHVHSLLTVLRYGGLLDVIKDEQWRRAMEYVSMVSELNYMSQIVVMLYEDPTKDPSSEERFHVELHFSPGVNCCVQKNLPPGPGFRPHSRNESSHNLGEAGSGAEGSSQCSTRIEEEDAEISSLEDNATSLASQLTTSPIDETEPALPLDNESPKVSRAIDMRDLDPIMDEPFDSGFLQSSAPIPISARTVAGHEAARLGSQLAANQRQRRELEAAGINEQRARSYDHQRQEKPVKTAEKVHYQSLDAVNKEANLNRFRSTIFKSQETVVYPGENFELTKLPTSLGRSFTLADHLGPPEMPVTIICKSKSSSNPLVTFHRVPIAFPDAWCSAQHKTNATHTISMPQLSTQFETFHRSYTEASLSNLRVHARRYRHSVSGQMTYFKMLGYNVSKKLTGSTNSLFSTAVISGSSSAPDLKDMVPQHASAVADGFGGVPPIRPLETLHNALSLRQLDSFLEMMTSLSFFRTPASSPPKYPSPGGSVHGSFLQNLSIGGIIREYNSADNEAIRNQLSPTSPNSAGWSSGAPSFLSSEPSSPAPTSAGECSMSTSLGSNDGMHLFNMVHQFPTTPDVNLERNNVRMGIDHGCRESRGSISFTDYYSNEDGQILRACKEDNSKISKISGWVEDAKIVDNIDEDEDHTLTLRQSEEQKKQDIKFIFEQQENPNPVPSSYGYKKIGRFRVESMEISDDDVRVKDYVAASNSGSKNLGKSTPTKEQHVQDRKVSIPPLSKDSDNDQIRSDRPSTSYRDDSGKSSYSKSQDARQLPVNPESHTNFPGDYSAEISDARHEDPQDPENLLIEPMETTSNDEPNLDQPLEPLLTLASSLNDRANVKIGFDVRNEKMG; from the exons ATGTCGTATACTGAACTAGAGTACGGATACCAG GATCTGAAGAATGCAACAAGACCGATTTTCTACGTAGGAGATACTAAGCCCGGGCAACACTGCCATGGCCAATCCTCATCTTTGGTCTACCATTCGTCGGTACGA GGTGAACTACCAAAGGGATGTCTTGACGAAGATAGCTGTATGGGAAGTACAACTTCTTTGGATGGGGAAGGAAAGCAAGTACTGGTGGGAGTCTGTGCGATGGCCAAAAAGTCCCAGAGTAAACCAATGAAAGAAATTCTTACTCGCctcgaagaattcgaatatttgaaaattatcgttttCCCAGAAGAGGTCATACTGAAG GAACCTGTCGAAGAATGGCCCATAGTTGATTGTCTAATAAGTTTTCACAGCAAGGGATTCCCACTAGATAAAGCCATACAGTATGCAAGCTTGCGCAATCCATTCATTATCAACAATCTTCGGATGCAATACGATATCCAG GATCGCCGAAGAGTTTATTCCATATTAAATGGAGAGGGCATCGAGATTCCAAGATACGCTGTTCTAGACAGGGATTCTGCTGACCCAAAAC ATCATGAGTTGGTTGAATCTGAAGATCATGTGGAAGTGAATGGAATAACGTTTAATAAGCCTTTTGTCGAGAAGCCAGTATCAGCCGAAGATcacaacatatatatatattatcctaCATCCGCGGGTGGTGGAAGCCAGAGACTATTTCGAAAG ATAGGCAGTCGAAGCAGCGTGTACTCCCCAGAATCTAGAGTTCGTAAAACGGGCTCTTATATCTACGAAGATTTCATGCCTACTGATGGCACAGATGTTAAAGTATACACAGTGGGACCCGACTATGCTCATGCCGAAGCAAGGAAGAGCCCCGCTCTTGATGGTAAAGTTGAAAGAGACTCGGAGGGAAAGGAAATACGGTATCCTGTTATTCTGAGCAATGCTGAAAAACTGATAAGCAGGAAGGTCTGCCTTGCGTTTAAACAAACTGTTTGTGGATTCGATTTGCTGAG AGCTAACGGTCAATCATTTGTTTGCGACGTTAACGGATTTAGTTTTGTCAAAAATTCTAACAAATACTACGACGATTGTGCTAAGATTTTGGGTAACATGATTCTCAGAGAATTAGCTCCAACTTTACATATTCCTTGGAGTGTTCCCTTCCAATTGGATGATCCACCAATCGTACCCACTACATTCGGTAAAAT GATGGAGTTGAGATGTGTGGTAGCTGTGATCAGACATGGTGATAGAACTCCtaagcaaaaaatgaaggttGAAGTTCGCCATCCTAA ATTTTTTGAGATATTTGCCAAGTACGACGGTTACAAACATGGTCACGTTAAATTGAAACGGCCTAAACAGTTGCAGGAAATTTTGGATACTGCACGTAGCCTACTGACAGAAATTCAACATCGAGCGGCGGGTCCGGAGTTGGAGGAGAAACAGGGAAAACTGGAACAATTGAAAAGTGTGCTAGAAAT gTATGGACACTTTTCAGGGATTAATCGTAAGGTCCAGATGAAATATCAGCCTAAGGGTAGGCCCAGAGGGAGCTCCTCAGATGACGGTAAAACTAATA ACAGGTTTGGGGAGCCCTCCTTAGTGCTGATTCTAAAATGGGGGGGAGAATTAACGCCGGCTGGACGAATTCAGGCTGAAGAACTtggacgaatttttcgatgcatGTACCCCGGAGGTCAAGGTAGACACCTTAGCG GAGAATATGCTGGTGCTCAAGGCCTGGGCTTGCTTCGCCTGCATTCTACATTTCGtcacgatttgaaaatttatgccaGTGACGAAGGCAGAGTCCAAATGACTGCAGCGGCCTTTGCCAAAGGTCTGCTTGCCCTGGAAGGTGAACTCACTCCAATTTTAGTACAAATGGTTAAGAGCGCCAATACCAATGGCCTTTTAGATAATGACTGTGACAGCAGTAAATATCAAAATAT GGTGAAGACACGATTGCACGAGCTGCTCCAGCAGGACAGAGAATTTACTCGGGAAGATCGAGAACAGATCAATCCGGGTAACGCGCTGAGCATAAACGCAGCAatgaattttgtgaaaaatccAGTCAGGTGTTGTCAGCATGTCCACATCcttattcaaaaattgatggacattgttagaataaaaaaagatgatcCGAAAACGAAAG ATGCAATACTGTACCATGGAGAAACGTGGGAATTGATGGGCCGGCGATggggtaaaattgaaaaagatttttgCACGAAAAACAAGAGATTCGACATATCGAAAATTCCCGACATCTACGACTGTATTAAATACGATCTTCAACATAATAATCATACATTACAATTTGATCATGCCGAGGAGCTCTACATATACTCTAAATATCTAGCAGACATTGTGATACCCCAG GAGTATGGGCTAACTGTTCAGGAAAAACTCACCATCGGACAAGGAATTTGCACGCCtttgctgaaaaaaataagagccGATCTCCAGAGAAATATTGAAGAGAGTGGGGAGGAAACCGTTAATAGATTGAATCCTAG ATATTCGCATGGAGTTTCCAGCCCCGGACGACACGTGAGAACGAGGTTGTACTTCACCAGTGAAAGCCATGTGCACTCGCTGCTGACTGTACTACGATACGGAGGACTACTTGAT GTGATCAAAGATGAGCAGTGGCGTCGCGCAATGGAGTACGTTAGCATGGTTTCGGAGTTGAACTACATGTCTCAAATTGTGGTCATGTTGTACGAGGACCCAACAAAGGACCCAAGTAGCGAAGAGCGTTTTCATGTCGAGCTCCATTTTAGTCCTGGCGTCAATTGTTGTGTCCAAAAAAACCTACCACCTGGACCTGGGTTCAGGCCCCACTCGCGCAACGAGAGTAGCCATAATCTT GGGGAAGCAGGGTCAGGGGCAGAAGGCAGCTCGCAGTGCAGCACTAGGATCGAAGAGGAGGATGCTGAAATAAGTAGTTTAGAGGATAACGCCACTAGTCTCGCTTCGCAATTG ACCACGTCACCTATAGATGAAACTGAACCTGCCTTGCCGCTGGATAATGAGAGTCCTAAAGTCAGCAGAGCCATAGACATGAGGGATTTGGATCCAATAATGGATGAACCCTTTGACAGCGGCTTCTTGCAGAGTTCGGCTCCAATTCCAATTAG TGCAAGAACAGTGGCAGGGCACGAAGCTGCGAGATTAGGCAGTCAACTTGCAGCGAATCAACGCCAACGGCGGGAATTGGAGGCAGCTGGAATAAATGAGCAACGAGCCAGAAGCTACGACCATCAAAGGCAGGAAAAACCAGTCAAAA CTGCCGAAAAAGTACACTATCAAAGCCTGGATGCAGTCAATAAGGAAG CTAATCTGAATCGCTTCCGATCAACAATATTTAAATCTCAAGAAACTGTTGTTTACCCCggtgaaaactttgaattaaCAAAGTTGCCAACATCCTTGGGGCGGTCATTTACATTAGCCGATCACCTCGGCCCGCCAGAAATGCCTGTAACCATAATttgcaaatcaaaatcatCTTCAAATCCGTTGGTGACTTTTCACAGGGTTCCTATTGCCTTTCCTGATGCTTGGTGTTCAGCTCAGCATAAGACAAATGCTACTCACACTATTTCTATGCCACAATTGTCAACGCAATTCGAAACGTTTCATAGATCATACACAGAAGCCAGTTTATCCAATTTAAGAGTCCATG CAAGGCGTTATCGTCACAGCGTCTCTGGACAGATGACCTACTTCAAGATGCTAGGATACAACGTTAGCAAGAAACTTACCGGATCTACAAACAGTTTGTTCAGCACAGCTGTCATTAGCGGATCTTCCAGCGCCCCTGACCTAAAAGACATGGTGCCGCAACATGCATCTGCTGTAGCAG ATGGGTTTGGAGGAGTTCCACCAATCAGGCCATTGGAAACACTGCACAACGCTTTGTCCCTCAGACAGTTGGATTCGTTTTTGGAAATGATGACCAGCCTGTCTTTTTTTCGGACTCCGGCCTCTTCGCCACCTAAATATCCATCTCCTGGTGGATCTGTACATGGATCGTTTTTACAAAATCTGAGCATAGGGGGAATCATTCGTGAATATAATTCAGCTGACAACGAGGCCATTAG GAACCAACTTTCACCGACCAGTCCGAACA GTGCAGGCTGGAGTAGTGGAGccccatcatttttgtcatccGAGCCATCGTCTCCTGCCCCAACATCGGCGGGAGAATGCAGCATGTCGACCAGCCTAGGAAGTAACGATGG AATGCACCTGTTCAATATGGTCCATCAATTTCCTACAACCCCAGATGTGAATCTGGAACGCAACAACGTCCGTATGGGGATTGATCACGGCTGCAGAGAAAGCCGTGGTAGTATTTCGTTCACTGATTACTACAGTAATGAAGATGGTCAAATTCTCAGAGCTTGCAAAGAAGACAATTCCAAAATAAGCAAAATATCCGGATGGGTTGAAGATGCGAAGATTGTCGATAATATTGACGAAGACGAGGACCACACACTGACGCTGAGGCAGAGTGAGGAGCAAAAGAAACAGGATATCAAATTTATATTCGAGCAACAGGAAAATCCCAATCCAGTTCCATCGAGTTATGGctataaaaaaattggcag ATTCAGAGTGGAAAGCATGGAAATATCGGACGACGACGTAAGGGTGAAAGATTATGTCGCCGCGAGTAATAGCGGCTCTAAAAATCTTGGGAAATCAACTCCAACTAAGGAGCAGCATGTCCAGGATAGAAAAGTATCAATACCACCGCTTAGCAAAGACAGCGATAACGATCAAATAAGATCGGATCGGCCGTCCACCAGTTACCGAGATGATTCCGGTAAGAGTAGTTATTCAAAATCCCAAGATGCACGGCAATTGCCCGTGAATCCAGAGTCGCATACGAATTTCCCCGGCGATTATTCGGCAGAAATTTCCGATGCTCGTCACGAGGATCCACAAGACCCTGAAAATTTGTTAATCGAGCCAATGGAAACAACTTCTAATGATGAGCCAAATCTCGATCAGCCTCTAGAACCTTTACTCACGCTTGCAAGCAGTCTGAACGACAGAgcaaatgttaaaattggttttgatgttcgaaatgaaaaaatggggtaa